In Streptomyces sp. NBC_00433, a single genomic region encodes these proteins:
- a CDS encoding ROK family protein → MTQIRTRLERGRGALGPALSLVHTGRAATRALLTAELGVTRATAGAVAAELEALGLIRVDTRPSGPSGAQGRPSHRLDVAPEGPVVLAAQVHADGFRAALVGLGGEIVATAPGSMTVPADPAHVLAAVVEAGAGLLRGSGRVCVGAGLAVPSAVAEPEGTALNPLHLAWPAGAPVREVFTGQIARVGILGPDGEPVASFVGNDVNVAALAEHRHGAGRGAQHLLVVASGHRGVGGALVLDGRLHTGSSGLALEVGHLTVQPDGRPCHCGSRGCLDVEADPLAFLEAAGRVPGPEVSLLEQSRDLLRTEYADPAVRAAAHILIDRLGRGLAGMVNVLNPDRILLGGLHRHLLDADPEALRAVVADHSLWGRSGGVPVLACALDHNSLVGAAELAWQPVLDDPLAALGG, encoded by the coding sequence GTGACACAGATTCGGACAAGGCTTGAGCGGGGCCGCGGTGCACTCGGTCCCGCGCTCTCCCTGGTGCACACCGGCCGCGCGGCGACCCGCGCACTTCTCACCGCTGAACTGGGCGTGACCCGCGCGACCGCGGGCGCGGTCGCCGCTGAGCTGGAGGCGCTGGGGCTGATCCGGGTGGACACCCGGCCGAGCGGCCCCTCCGGCGCGCAGGGCCGGCCCTCGCACCGGCTGGACGTCGCGCCCGAGGGGCCGGTCGTGCTGGCCGCGCAGGTGCACGCGGACGGCTTCCGTGCCGCGCTCGTCGGGCTCGGCGGGGAGATCGTGGCCACCGCGCCCGGCAGTATGACCGTGCCCGCCGACCCCGCGCACGTGCTGGCCGCGGTCGTCGAGGCCGGCGCGGGGCTGCTGCGCGGGTCGGGGCGGGTGTGCGTCGGGGCCGGCCTCGCGGTGCCGTCCGCGGTCGCCGAGCCCGAGGGCACCGCGCTGAACCCGCTGCACCTGGCCTGGCCCGCGGGCGCCCCGGTGCGCGAGGTCTTCACCGGCCAGATCGCCCGGGTGGGCATCCTCGGCCCCGACGGCGAGCCCGTCGCGTCCTTCGTCGGCAACGACGTCAACGTGGCCGCGCTCGCCGAGCACCGTCACGGCGCGGGGCGGGGCGCGCAGCACCTGCTGGTCGTCGCCTCGGGCCACCGCGGCGTCGGCGGCGCGCTGGTGCTCGACGGCCGCCTGCACACCGGCAGTTCGGGGCTCGCCCTGGAGGTCGGCCACCTCACCGTGCAGCCCGACGGGCGCCCCTGCCACTGCGGCAGCCGCGGCTGCCTCGACGTCGAGGCGGACCCGCTGGCCTTCCTCGAAGCGGCGGGCCGCGTCCCCGGCCCGGAGGTGTCGCTGCTCGAACAGAGCCGCGACCTGCTCCGTACGGAGTACGCCGACCCGGCCGTCAGGGCCGCGGCGCACATCCTGATCGACCGGCTCGGCCGCGGCCTGGCCGGGATGGTCAACGTGCTCAACCCGGACCGCATCCTGCTCGGCGGCCTGCACCGCCACCTGCTGGACGCCGACCCCGAGGCGCTGCGCGCGGTGGTGGCCGACCACAGCCTGTGGGGGCGCAGCGGCGGCGTGCCGGTGCTGGCCTGCGCGCTCGACCACAACAGCCTGGTCGGCGCGGCCGAGTTGGCGTGGCAGCCGGTGCTCGACGACCCGCTGGCGGCGCTGGGCGGCTGA
- a CDS encoding SHOCT domain-containing protein produces the protein MNTLAWHGGGPGPWILFLPLVWVFAVAAVVTVLRRTVWRGRGGPWQQSRPAATGEHSPMAVLGRRFAAGEIDEEEYWRRMSVLEEHFARDLRGPRGGKGGAL, from the coding sequence ATGAACACCCTGGCTTGGCATGGCGGCGGGCCCGGCCCGTGGATCCTTTTCCTCCCGCTGGTCTGGGTCTTCGCGGTGGCCGCCGTGGTCACCGTGCTGCGCCGCACGGTGTGGCGCGGCCGCGGCGGACCGTGGCAGCAGAGCAGGCCGGCGGCAACCGGCGAGCACAGCCCGATGGCGGTGCTCGGACGGCGGTTCGCCGCGGGCGAGATCGACGAGGAGGAATACTGGCGGCGCATGTCGGTGCTGGAAGAGCACTTCGCCCGTGACCTGCGCGGCCCCCGCGGCGGCAAGGGCGGCGCGCTGTGA
- a CDS encoding MFS transporter, whose product MGTALSRSHHTPATDPVLRRLRIALTVFFAVDGFLFAGWVVRIPAIKAQVGASAGQLGLALLGVSAGAVATMVLTGRLCRRFGSDRVTLVTGIVLSLSIALPPRTHSALALGLVLLVFGVSYGGLNVAMNSVAVELVAALRRPVMSGFHAAYSLGALIGAGLGGLLAPHLSPATHLLLLTPVGLLTVAFAGRVLMAHPIELPREDVVRAKPAPGGAPLRGPSLGGSPGTSSAGSSAAGGVRRTGVPVLLFGLIAGCSAYGEGALAEWGPLHIEQDLHGGPGIAAAGYAAVAAAMTLGRLSGTALLERLGQTRVLVLGGLTAACGMLLGALAPAVPLVILGFALTGLGLANLFPTAIARAGALTGPSGVAAASTFGYGGMLLGPPSIGFLTDAVGLPTALITVSALGAAAAAIAYSVRNTGRRV is encoded by the coding sequence ATAGGTACGGCCCTGAGCCGATCCCACCACACTCCCGCCACCGACCCCGTCCTGCGCCGCCTGCGCATCGCCCTGACCGTCTTCTTCGCCGTCGACGGCTTCCTCTTCGCCGGCTGGGTGGTGCGCATCCCCGCCATCAAGGCCCAAGTCGGCGCCTCCGCGGGCCAGCTGGGCCTGGCACTGCTCGGCGTGTCCGCGGGCGCGGTGGCGACGATGGTGCTCACCGGGCGGCTCTGCCGCCGCTTCGGCAGCGACCGGGTCACCCTCGTCACCGGCATCGTGCTGTCGCTGAGCATCGCCCTGCCCCCCCGAACGCACTCGGCACTCGCGCTCGGCCTGGTCCTGCTGGTGTTCGGCGTATCGTACGGCGGTCTGAACGTCGCCATGAACAGCGTCGCCGTCGAACTGGTCGCGGCACTGCGCCGCCCGGTCATGTCCGGCTTCCACGCCGCGTACAGCCTCGGCGCCCTGATCGGCGCGGGCCTGGGCGGACTCCTCGCGCCCCACCTCTCGCCCGCCACCCATCTGCTGCTGCTCACCCCGGTCGGCCTGCTCACCGTCGCGTTCGCGGGGCGCGTGCTGATGGCCCACCCGATCGAGCTACCGCGCGAGGACGTGGTGCGGGCGAAGCCCGCTCCCGGAGGGGCTCCTCTTCGGGGTCCCTCTCTTGGGGGGTCCCCCGGTACGTCCTCCGCGGGGTCCTCCGCCGCGGGCGGGGTGCGGCGCACCGGCGTGCCGGTCCTGCTGTTCGGGCTGATCGCCGGCTGCTCGGCGTACGGCGAGGGCGCGCTCGCCGAGTGGGGGCCGCTGCACATCGAGCAGGACCTGCACGGCGGCCCGGGGATCGCGGCGGCCGGGTACGCGGCGGTGGCGGCGGCCATGACACTGGGCCGGCTGTCCGGCACCGCGCTGCTCGAACGGCTCGGCCAGACCCGGGTGCTGGTGCTCGGCGGGCTCACCGCGGCCTGCGGCATGCTGCTCGGCGCCCTGGCCCCGGCGGTCCCGCTGGTGATCCTGGGCTTCGCGCTCACCGGCCTCGGCCTGGCCAACCTCTTCCCGACCGCGATCGCCAGGGCCGGGGCCCTGACCGGCCCCAGCGGCGTGGCCGCCGCGTCCACCTTCGGCTACGGCGGGATGCTGCTCGGACCGCCCTCGATCGGCTTCCTGACCGACGCGGTGGGCCTGCCGACCGCGCTGATCACGGTGTCGGCGCTGGGCGCCGCCGCGGCCGCCATCGCGTACTCGGTGCGCAACACCGGGCGCAGGGTTTGA
- a CDS encoding MarR family transcriptional regulator has translation MTVDKGERALEREWREILAIHARTACELDRELHQYGLGASDFEVLDVLAGDPADGGCTFRVQELADRVHLSQSALSRLVARLEKDGLVDRGICSEDRRGVYVAITDDGRQRYEQARPGHRAVLERMLAKPAQV, from the coding sequence ATGACCGTGGACAAGGGTGAGCGGGCGCTGGAGCGCGAGTGGCGGGAGATCCTCGCCATCCACGCGCGGACCGCGTGCGAACTCGACCGTGAGCTGCATCAGTACGGGCTCGGCGCGAGCGACTTCGAGGTGCTCGACGTCCTCGCGGGCGACCCCGCGGACGGCGGCTGCACCTTCCGCGTGCAGGAACTGGCCGACCGGGTGCACCTGAGCCAGAGCGCGCTGTCCCGGCTGGTCGCCAGGCTGGAGAAGGACGGCCTCGTCGACCGCGGCATCTGCAGCGAGGACCGCCGCGGCGTCTACGTGGCCATCACCGACGACGGCCGGCAGCGCTACGAGCAGGCCCGCCCCGGCCACCGTGCCGTCCTGGAGCGGATGCTCGCCAAGCCCGCCCAGGTGTGA
- a CDS encoding MFS transporter: MTSPSTTVPRSEERWSALQWGTLFVLCGALFLDALDVSMVGVALPSIGGDLHLSTQSLQWVVSGYILGYGGLLLLGGRAADLLGRRRVFLIALGVFAVASLLGGLVDSGSLLIATRFIKGLSAAFTAPAGLSIITTTFAEGPVRNRALTIYSSCGATGFSMGLVLSGFLTEAGWRWTMLLPAPVALIALIAGLKLIPRTPRESTEGRGYDLPGAVTGTASMLLLVFTVVSASSAGWGSARTLGSFAGVAALLAAFVAIEHRSSHPLIRLAVLRSSSQVRANLGGATFFGSYIGFQFLVTQYLQNVLGYSAMQTALAFLPAGSLVAILSTRMGPIVDRFGTPRVIAAGFASLVTGYALFLRIDLHPSYAAVILPSMLLLGAAFALAFPSLNIQATNGVKNEEQGMVSGLLNTSFQVGGAIFLAVVTAVVTANTGGHGVGKQAVLDSYRPALWAVTGIGVVGLLLTLSGLRRRRPSYGILVASSAEDEARRAGAAAAPASASVSAAASASAATAVPGSGSGSASASGGTGAGLD, translated from the coding sequence ATGACCTCTCCGTCAACCACCGTCCCCCGGTCCGAAGAGCGTTGGAGTGCCCTGCAGTGGGGCACACTCTTCGTCCTCTGCGGCGCGCTCTTCCTCGACGCACTCGACGTCTCGATGGTCGGCGTGGCGCTCCCCTCGATCGGTGGCGACCTCCACCTGTCCACCCAGTCCCTGCAGTGGGTCGTCAGCGGCTACATCCTCGGCTACGGCGGCCTGCTGCTGCTCGGCGGCCGAGCGGCCGACCTGCTCGGAAGGCGCCGCGTCTTCCTCATCGCACTCGGCGTCTTCGCCGTCGCCTCGCTGCTCGGCGGCCTGGTCGACTCCGGCTCGCTGCTGATCGCCACCCGCTTCATCAAGGGCCTGAGCGCCGCCTTCACCGCGCCGGCCGGCCTGTCGATCATCACCACCACCTTCGCCGAGGGCCCGGTCCGCAACCGCGCCCTGACCATCTACTCCAGCTGCGGCGCCACCGGCTTCTCGATGGGCCTGGTGCTCTCCGGCTTCCTCACCGAGGCAGGCTGGCGCTGGACGATGCTGCTGCCCGCGCCCGTCGCGCTGATCGCGCTGATCGCCGGCCTGAAACTGATCCCCAGGACCCCGCGCGAGAGCACCGAGGGCAGAGGCTACGACCTGCCGGGCGCCGTCACCGGCACCGCGTCCATGCTGCTGCTGGTCTTCACGGTCGTCTCGGCCTCCAGCGCCGGCTGGGGCTCGGCCCGCACGCTCGGCTCCTTCGCCGGGGTCGCGGCGCTGCTCGCGGCCTTCGTCGCCATCGAGCACCGCTCGTCCCACCCGCTGATCCGGCTGGCCGTACTCCGCTCCTCCAGCCAGGTCCGCGCCAACCTCGGCGGCGCCACCTTCTTCGGCTCGTACATCGGCTTCCAGTTCCTGGTCACGCAGTATCTGCAGAACGTGCTCGGCTACAGCGCCATGCAGACCGCGCTCGCCTTCCTGCCCGCGGGATCGCTGGTCGCCATCCTGTCCACCCGGATGGGGCCGATCGTCGACCGGTTCGGCACCCCGCGGGTGATCGCCGCCGGCTTCGCCTCGCTGGTCACCGGCTACGCGCTCTTCCTGCGCATCGACCTGCACCCGAGCTACGCCGCCGTCATCCTGCCGTCGATGCTGCTGCTCGGCGCGGCTTTCGCGCTGGCCTTCCCCTCGCTCAACATCCAGGCCACCAACGGCGTCAAGAACGAGGAGCAGGGCATGGTCTCCGGCCTGCTCAACACCTCCTTCCAGGTCGGCGGTGCGATCTTCCTCGCGGTCGTCACCGCGGTCGTCACCGCCAACACCGGCGGCCACGGCGTCGGCAAGCAGGCGGTGCTCGACAGCTACCGGCCCGCGCTGTGGGCGGTCACCGGCATCGGTGTGGTGGGCCTGCTGCTCACCCTGTCGGGGCTGCGCAGGCGGCGGCCCTCGTACGGCATCCTCGTCGCGTCCTCGGCCGAGGACGAGGCACGGCGGGCCGGCGCTGCGGCTGCGCCCGCTTCGGCGTCGGTCTCCGCCGCTGCTTCCGCCTCCGCCGCGACTGCTGTCCCCGGGTCCGGGTCCGGGTCCGCCTCCGCGTCCGGCGGTACGGGCGCGGGGCTCGACTGA